A region from the Acyrthosiphon pisum isolate AL4f chromosome A1, pea_aphid_22Mar2018_4r6ur, whole genome shotgun sequence genome encodes:
- the Catb-348 gene encoding cathepsin B-348 precursor, producing MFKSIIFALVGLLIFSFGRVDGATVRVDLNPLSDEFIDHINSIQYYWSAGRNFHKDTPISYIKGLMGVHEKNAEYPKLEQLLTYNDASTDLPETFDARERWPNCPTIREVRDQGSCGSCWAFGAVEAMSDRVCIHSNGTKNFHFSAENLVSCCWTCGFGCNGGFPGAAWNYWKTKGIVSGGPYGSNMGCIPYEIAPCEHHVNGTRGPCKEGGKTPTCVKKCEEGYKVPYAQDLHHGKSAYSIRNDVDQIRQEIYTNGPVEGAFTVYEDFIAYRAGVYKHVAGKALGGHAIRILGWGVQNGEIPYWLVANSWNTDWGSDGFFKILRGSDECGIEGQINAGLPA from the exons atgttcaaatcaatAATTTTCGCCCTTGTGGGCTTATTAATCTTCAGTTTTGGACGCGTCGATGGTGCAACGGTCCGCGTCGACCTGAATCCGTTGTCGGACGAGTTCATCGACCACataaattcaatacaatattattggagc GCCGGCCGCAATTTTCACAAGGACACGCCGATTTCTTATATCAAAGGATTGATGGGTGTACACGAGAAGAACGCAGAATACCCGAAATTAGAACAACTGTTGACTTACAATGACGCATCGACAGATCTGCCGGAAACTTTCGACGCTAGGGAACGTTGGCCGAATTGTCCAACTATTAGAGAAGTCAGGGATCAAGGATCATGCGGGTCTTGTTGG GCTTTTGGAGCTGTAGAAGCTATGTCAGACCGTGTCTGCATTCACTCTAACGGCactaaaaatttccatttttcggCTGAGAATTTAGTTTCCTGTTGCTGGACATGCGGTTTCGGATGCAATGGAGGCTTCCCAGGAGCAGCATGGAACTATTGGAAAACTAAAGGCATTGTTAGCGGTGGTCCATATGGATCCAATATG GGATGTATTCCATATGAAATTGCTCCGTGTGAACATCATGTGAATGGTACTCGAGGACCATGTAAAGAAGGAGGTAAAACTCCTACTTGTGTTAAAAAATGTGAAGAAGGATATAAAGTGCCATATGCACAAGATTTGCACcacg GTAAATCTGCATACTCCATTAGAAATGATGTCGATCAAATACGACAAGAAATTTATACCAATGGTCCAGTCGAAGGGGCATTTACTGTATATGAAGATTTTATAGCTTATAGAGCTg GAGTATATAAACATGTTGCTGGTAAGGCTCTTGGAGGTCATGCAATTAGGATCCTTGGATGGGGTGTTCAGAATGGTGAAATACCATACTGGTTGGTAGCTAATTCTTGGAACACTGATTGGGGTAGCGAtggcttttttaaaattttgagaGGAAGTGACGAGTGTGGTATTGAAGGACAAATAAATGCTGGTTTACCAGcttaa